One Fusarium oxysporum f. sp. lycopersici 4287 chromosome 8, whole genome shotgun sequence genomic region harbors:
- a CDS encoding hypothetical protein (At least one base has a quality score < 10), which translates to MALKESKEFVKLSNAPSKTQLHLLDVPAVYATRHAERLFDNIIAAFNEVEQTMALDLAVKLKQAVVQTWKDTSTKGSIDKAEVTAQMPYQKLTGTNGIKKQLYYPYWFFLAVWLGPGHPLLQSIRKDMSDLWGLQFPTDAIMYPKFVPIEAQMSLFYGKPATAPNENCIEERAKAIKKTIDNSPVNGLSAAIKGHLPDDLNEFGTNPRIYSLEMRLASTNHELEDTRKHVNNLEKELAESKASQARALEKTKSDMETLRKEIQQLKTAQGQIDNVKKNLEALQAMLTQHSTSCQQRAAGIETKVLSGHKKAEKEMNVLRSEVAHSDEKAEKAVETGALVLSILSTTGGPKRKLDDMS; encoded by the exons ATGGCTCTGAAAGAGTCCAA AGAATTCGTAAAACTCTCGAATGCGCCGTCCAAGACTCAACTGCATCTGCTTGACGTTCCGGCCGTCTATGCAACGCGACACGCCGAGCGCTTGTTTGACAACATCATCGCTGCCTTCAACGAAGTTGAGCAGACAATGGCACTTGATCTTGCcgtcaagctcaagcagGCTGTTGTGCAGACGTGGAAAGATACCTCGACTAAAGGGTCTATCGACAAAGCGGAGGTGACCGCCCAGATGCCCTACCAGAAACTTACCGGAACAAACGGCATCAAAAAGCAGCTTTACTACCCATACTGGTTCTTTTTGGCGGTCTGGCTCGGCCCCGGTCACCCACTTCTCCAGTCTATTCGCAAAGACATGTCAGATCTCTGGGGCCTCCAATTCCCGACCGACGCCATCATGTATCCCAAGTTCGTCCCCATCGAAGCCCAGATGAGCTTGTTCTACGGAAAGCCTGCCACCGCACCCAACGAAAATTGCATTGAGGAGCGAGCAAAGGCTATCAAGAAAACGATAGACAATTCACCGGTCAATGGCCTCAGCGCTGCTATCAAAGGACATCTCCCAGATGACCTGAACGAATTCGGCACTAACCCGAGAATATACTCACTCGAGATGCGCCTAGCCTCGACAAACCATGAACTTGAAGATACAAGAAAGCACGTCAACAATCTTGAGAAAGAACTAGCCGAGTCCAAAGCGTCACAAGCGCGCGCACTAGAGAAGACGAAAAGCGACATGGAAACCCTCCGAAAAGAGATCCAACAGCTTAAAACCGCACAAGGACAAATCGACAACGTCAAGAAGAATCTTGAAGCACTTCAAGCAATGCTTACCCAGCACTCAACAAGCTGTCAACAGCGCGCGGCCGGTATCGAGACGAAGGTACTCAGCGGGCacaagaaggccgagaaaGAGATGAATGTCTTGCGCAGTGAGGTAGCTCACTCAGACGAGAAGGCGGAAAAGGCGGTGGAAACTGGGGCTCTGGTTCTGAGTATTCTGTCAACCACTGGAGGTCCGAAGCGAAAGCTGGATGACATGTCTTGA